The following coding sequences lie in one Acidimicrobiales bacterium genomic window:
- a CDS encoding glycoside hydrolase family 15 protein has translation MFRPLRRSGGYLPIDDYGLLGNGTTAGLVGRDGALAWLCVPRFDDDPLFCSILDNATGGHFTVAPVEVVEARQHYEPDTAVLVTELRSSTGTVRVTDCLALRAGADLQEDMAAGRSELVRCVTVLDGDVRLRVEIEPRGGASVERRGEGLRVRAHRRPELDLQLTASVPLDGLHTELAMAAGDEAHFVLRWAEAARRRPAADVPGLVDATAAAWRRWATNIAYDGPQEALVRRSAVTLKALDYFDTGGLVAAPTSSLPEAVGGVRNWDYRYAWVRDAAHAVYALRRVGLEAEAWGFLGWALDAVERDGHPRVLYTLDGRCPPAERVDSELSGYRDSAPVRWGNAAADQRQHDAYGEILDCAWQWVSGGGSIEGLWPQLVALVHEAAAKWNEPDHGIWEVRTAGRAFTYSAAMCQVALDRGARIVDKLGLPGDAAGWRAEAARITHAIVEQSWDDQRGSLTEHLGGGALDASLLALPLRRVVDARHPRMVATVEAVVRELGAGDGLLYRYLPDKSPDGLPGHEGAFLLCSFWLVDNLAYQGRLDEAHNLYESLCGRAGPLGLLPEEVDPTTGMFLGNYPQAFSHVGVISSGMNLARLSRQR, from the coding sequence GTGTTCCGCCCGCTGCGCCGCTCCGGCGGCTACCTGCCCATCGACGACTACGGCCTCCTCGGCAACGGCACGACCGCGGGCTTGGTGGGACGCGACGGTGCGCTGGCGTGGTTGTGCGTGCCCAGGTTCGACGACGACCCCCTCTTCTGCTCGATCCTCGACAACGCCACAGGCGGGCACTTCACCGTCGCGCCGGTCGAGGTGGTGGAGGCGAGGCAGCATTACGAACCCGACACCGCGGTGCTCGTCACCGAACTGCGCTCGTCCACCGGAACCGTCCGGGTCACCGACTGCCTGGCCCTGCGGGCGGGCGCCGACCTGCAGGAGGACATGGCCGCGGGACGCAGCGAACTGGTGCGCTGCGTCACCGTGCTCGACGGCGACGTCCGCCTGCGGGTGGAGATCGAGCCGAGGGGCGGCGCGTCGGTCGAACGCCGCGGCGAAGGCCTACGTGTGCGTGCCCACCGTCGTCCTGAGCTCGACCTGCAGCTGACGGCGAGCGTGCCGCTCGACGGCCTCCACACCGAGCTGGCCATGGCCGCCGGCGACGAGGCGCACTTCGTACTGCGCTGGGCCGAGGCTGCTCGTCGCCGTCCCGCGGCCGACGTGCCTGGGCTGGTCGACGCCACCGCTGCAGCGTGGCGCCGGTGGGCGACGAACATCGCCTACGACGGGCCGCAGGAAGCGCTGGTTCGTCGCTCCGCCGTCACGCTCAAGGCGCTCGACTACTTCGACACCGGGGGCTTGGTGGCGGCGCCCACCTCGTCGCTGCCCGAAGCCGTCGGCGGCGTTCGCAACTGGGACTACCGCTACGCATGGGTGCGTGACGCCGCCCACGCCGTCTACGCGCTGCGGCGCGTCGGCTTGGAGGCCGAGGCGTGGGGCTTCCTCGGCTGGGCCCTCGATGCCGTCGAGCGCGACGGCCACCCCCGGGTGCTCTACACCCTCGACGGGCGTTGCCCTCCGGCCGAGCGAGTCGACAGCGAGCTGTCGGGCTATCGCGACTCTGCCCCCGTGCGGTGGGGCAACGCGGCGGCCGACCAGCGACAGCACGATGCCTACGGCGAGATCCTCGACTGCGCGTGGCAGTGGGTGTCGGGCGGGGGGTCGATCGAAGGCCTGTGGCCACAGCTCGTCGCGCTGGTGCACGAAGCGGCGGCCAAGTGGAACGAACCCGACCACGGCATCTGGGAGGTGCGAACCGCAGGACGGGCCTTCACCTACTCGGCCGCGATGTGCCAGGTGGCCCTCGACCGAGGCGCTCGCATCGTCGACAAGCTCGGGCTCCCCGGCGATGCCGCGGGGTGGCGGGCCGAGGCCGCCCGCATCACCCACGCCATCGTGGAGCAATCGTGGGACGACCAGCGGGGCTCGCTCACCGAGCACCTCGGCGGCGGTGCTCTCGACGCCAGCCTCCTCGCCCTCCCGTTGCGCCGCGTGGTCGACGCCCGCCACCCGCGGATGGTGGCCACCGTCGAGGCAGTGGTGCGCGAGCTGGGCGCGGGCGACGGCCTGCTGTATCGCTACCTGCCCGACAAGTCGCCCGACGGCCTGCCCGGCCACGAGGGCGCCTTCCTGTTGTGCAGCTTCTGGCTGGTCGACAACCTCGCCTACCAAGGACGGCTCGACGAGGCA
- a CDS encoding DUF2254 domain-containing protein — MKGSARRLPIVERVRTSLFFVPAVAVVLGGALSFVLVAVDRGIPQDRTSWYLFGGGPDSARNLLSTIAAAMVTSISLIFSVTMIVLQLASAQYSPRVLRTFIRDRLVQVVLGAYIATFVYSLLVLPEVRSGDGGDEVFVPAVAVSGSLALALVSLALFVRYIDHIAHGIRAVTLLSAVADETRQAMARMYPDEIGSDADHELLDERPRPTTVVHSADRAGVVVAVDEDRLLRCAHEADVVVRLVPLVGEFVPTKGPMFEVHGDSTDDTRKEMLQCVGLARERTMQQDPAFGFRQIVDIAERALSPGVNDPTTAVQAVDELHDLLRRLADRRFPSEARLDDDGALRVVAPRYGWDDYVGLAFDEIRHYGRGSIQIARRMRGALEDLATVAPEPRQAALDRQLRLLEESTRRDFPDEEDTRHAQDAALIS, encoded by the coding sequence GTGAAGGGGAGCGCTCGTCGGTTGCCCATCGTGGAACGGGTTCGAACCAGCCTTTTCTTTGTGCCCGCTGTGGCCGTCGTCCTCGGCGGGGCGCTCTCGTTCGTCCTCGTCGCCGTTGACCGTGGGATCCCGCAGGACCGCACATCGTGGTACCTGTTCGGCGGCGGGCCCGACAGCGCTCGCAACCTGCTGTCGACCATTGCGGCCGCCATGGTCACGTCGATCAGCCTCATCTTCTCGGTCACGATGATCGTGCTGCAGCTGGCCAGTGCCCAGTACTCGCCTCGCGTGCTGCGCACGTTCATCCGCGACCGCTTGGTCCAGGTGGTGCTCGGCGCCTACATCGCCACCTTCGTGTACTCGCTGCTCGTCCTGCCCGAGGTGCGCTCGGGCGACGGCGGCGACGAAGTGTTCGTGCCTGCCGTGGCGGTCTCGGGGTCCCTTGCCCTGGCGCTGGTGAGCCTTGCCCTCTTCGTCCGCTACATCGACCACATCGCGCACGGGATCCGGGCAGTGACGTTGTTGAGCGCGGTGGCCGACGAGACCCGCCAGGCCATGGCCCGCATGTACCCCGACGAGATCGGCAGCGACGCCGATCACGAGCTCCTCGATGAACGGCCGAGGCCGACGACCGTCGTTCACTCCGCCGACCGAGCAGGGGTCGTCGTCGCCGTCGACGAGGACCGGCTGCTGCGGTGCGCGCACGAAGCCGACGTCGTCGTGCGGCTCGTGCCGCTCGTCGGTGAGTTCGTCCCCACCAAAGGCCCGATGTTCGAAGTCCACGGCGACAGCACCGACGACACACGCAAGGAGATGCTCCAGTGCGTCGGCCTCGCGCGCGAACGCACCATGCAACAAGACCCCGCCTTCGGCTTTCGCCAGATCGTCGACATCGCCGAGCGAGCGTTGTCACCCGGCGTCAACGACCCGACGACGGCGGTGCAGGCCGTCGACGAGCTCCACGACCTGTTGCGACGACTGGCCGACCGGCGCTTCCCGTCGGAGGCGCGGCTCGACGACGACGGCGCGCTGCGGGTGGTCGCCCCCCGCTACGGCTGGGACGACTACGTAGGGCTGGCGTTCGACGAGATCCGGCACTACGGCCGCGGGTCGATCCAAATCGCCCGCCGCATGCGTGGCGCGCTCGAGGATCTGGCAACCGTGGCGCCGGAGCCCCGACAGGCTGCGCTCGACCGGCAGCTCCGCCTACTGGAGGAAAGCACCCGCCGCGACTTCCCTGACGAAGAGGACACCCGGCACGCGCAGGACGCTGCACTGATCTCCTGA
- a CDS encoding molybdopterin-dependent oxidoreductase: MAERRNTFCRVCEPACGLVATVEDGKLVDLAPDRDHPVTKGFACQRGIAGLEIHHDPDRLNYPQRRLPDGSLQRATWDEAIADIAVRIRAISERHGAEALASYCGNPAAFNSITGAGMPRMLKKLGATRHFNAGTQDCYNKYAASAAVFGSTLLHPVPDLANAEVILLIGSNWRSSKASFFSVPNPYGLLMKAASRGARIWFVNPRRVESSDARTGPTIQVKPDTDVYFLAALLCEIERTVGFDPVVEQRGRNVEGLRAFVRRYPPERVAEVCGIDAAVIREVAFAFATSGRSAVHMSTGANMGRQGALAYWLVHQLSFVTGNLDRQGGNVAAPAFYRNTEVGRMDFGAAREQTEFGERFAADTPGGLLADYITQAEHPIRAMWVTAGNPVLSVPGATSLHEAMASLELLVCLDIYPSATSELAHWLLPATDQFERPDLNLAAIGIQHEPAAQWTEAVVDPQFERRPEWWVYARVEQALGIRSALDADDPEAVIWRGVDHLLDQGGLSRRQLREAPDGVVRFSKGLEAGTLFETAIQTPDKRVDCCPDAFDSALGRCDDIFAELAGEPPGTLKLICGRHARWQNSWYANVPGMKRSGHDRNRLGMNPDDAAARGLEDGSLVEVRSQWGAITVDVRIDDTLRPGVVWLEHGWGLQPGLRLSRAMPGANVNVVLPHGPESFDRLSNQQHLTGVPVEVTAAVPAS, from the coding sequence ATGGCGGAGCGTCGCAACACGTTCTGCCGGGTGTGCGAACCGGCCTGCGGGCTGGTCGCCACCGTCGAGGACGGCAAGCTCGTCGACCTGGCACCCGACCGCGACCACCCGGTCACCAAGGGCTTCGCCTGCCAGCGGGGCATCGCCGGGCTGGAGATCCACCACGACCCCGACCGGTTGAACTACCCCCAGCGACGCCTCCCCGACGGCAGCTTGCAGCGGGCCACGTGGGACGAGGCGATCGCCGACATCGCCGTGCGCATCCGGGCCATCTCCGAGCGTCACGGGGCCGAGGCGTTGGCCAGCTACTGCGGCAACCCGGCGGCGTTCAACTCGATCACCGGCGCGGGCATGCCGCGCATGCTGAAGAAACTGGGCGCCACCCGCCACTTCAACGCGGGCACCCAGGACTGTTACAACAAGTACGCGGCCAGCGCCGCCGTGTTCGGCAGCACCTTGCTGCACCCGGTGCCCGACTTGGCCAACGCCGAGGTCATCCTGCTCATCGGGTCGAACTGGCGGTCGAGCAAGGCCAGCTTCTTCTCGGTGCCCAACCCCTACGGCCTGCTCATGAAGGCGGCGTCGCGAGGCGCTCGCATCTGGTTCGTCAACCCGCGGCGGGTGGAGTCGTCCGACGCCCGCACCGGCCCGACCATCCAGGTCAAGCCCGACACCGACGTGTACTTCCTGGCCGCCCTGTTGTGCGAGATCGAACGAACGGTCGGCTTCGACCCGGTGGTCGAGCAGCGGGGCCGCAACGTCGAGGGGCTGCGGGCCTTCGTGCGCCGCTACCCACCCGAGCGGGTAGCCGAGGTGTGCGGCATCGACGCTGCGGTGATCCGGGAGGTGGCCTTCGCCTTCGCCACCTCGGGGCGCAGCGCGGTGCACATGTCGACGGGGGCCAACATGGGCCGCCAGGGCGCTTTGGCCTACTGGCTGGTGCACCAGTTGAGCTTCGTGACCGGCAACCTCGACCGCCAGGGCGGCAACGTGGCCGCGCCCGCCTTCTACCGCAACACCGAGGTCGGCCGGATGGACTTCGGTGCCGCCCGGGAGCAGACGGAGTTCGGCGAGCGCTTCGCCGCCGACACCCCTGGCGGCCTCTTGGCCGACTACATCACCCAGGCAGAGCACCCCATCCGGGCCATGTGGGTCACCGCCGGGAACCCGGTCCTGTCGGTCCCGGGCGCCACCAGCCTGCACGAGGCCATGGCGTCGCTGGAACTGCTGGTGTGCCTCGACATCTACCCGTCGGCCACCAGCGAGCTGGCCCACTGGCTGTTGCCTGCCACCGACCAGTTCGAGCGGCCCGACCTGAACCTGGCGGCCATCGGCATCCAGCACGAGCCCGCCGCGCAATGGACCGAAGCGGTGGTGGACCCGCAGTTCGAGCGACGGCCCGAGTGGTGGGTCTACGCCCGGGTGGAGCAGGCCCTGGGCATCCGCTCGGCCCTCGACGCCGATGACCCCGAGGCCGTGATCTGGCGCGGCGTCGACCACCTCTTGGACCAGGGGGGGTTGAGCCGCCGACAACTCCGGGAGGCGCCCGACGGCGTCGTCCGCTTCAGCAAGGGGTTGGAGGCGGGCACGCTGTTCGAGACCGCCATCCAGACGCCCGACAAGCGGGTCGACTGCTGCCCCGACGCCTTCGACAGCGCGCTTGGTCGGTGCGACGACATCTTCGCCGAGTTGGCGGGCGAGCCTCCCGGCACGCTCAAGCTCATCTGCGGCCGGCATGCCCGGTGGCAGAACTCGTGGTACGCCAACGTGCCGGGCATGAAGCGGTCGGGCCACGACCGCAACCGGCTGGGCATGAACCCCGACGACGCCGCCGCCCGCGGCTTGGAGGACGGCTCGTTGGTAGAGGTGCGCTCGCAGTGGGGAGCCATCACCGTCGACGTGCGCATCGACGACACCCTGCGCCCCGGCGTCGTGTGGCTGGAGCACGGCTGGGGCCTGCAACCGGGACTGCGGTTGTCGCGGGCCATGCCCGGCGCCAACGTCAACGTCGTGCTGCCGCATGGTCCCGAGAGCTTCGACCGCCTCTCCAACCAGCAGCACCTCACCGGCGTGCCCGTCGAGGTGACGGCCGCCGTCCCCGCCTCGTAA
- a CDS encoding DUF6457 domain-containing protein: protein MTMDEFVAAYAEALGTDAPTAHEVEQLLALAGVAAHASERTAAPVTCWLAARAGKGVDDALAVAQSIADGVASPEA, encoded by the coding sequence ATGACCATGGACGAGTTCGTCGCCGCCTACGCCGAAGCCCTTGGCACCGATGCGCCAACGGCCCACGAGGTCGAGCAGCTCCTGGCGCTGGCCGGCGTGGCCGCCCACGCCTCCGAACGCACCGCCGCGCCGGTCACCTGCTGGTTGGCGGCGCGGGCGGGCAAGGGCGTCGACGACGCCTTGGCCGTCGCCCAGTCGATCGCCGACGGCGTGGCCTCACCCGAGGCGTAG
- a CDS encoding DUF222 domain-containing protein produces the protein MVGELRDVVEKLEVPLDGEALAEALKLADLLNAKLAAAVGEFDAEALWELDGATSMTAWLRHHAGMTASTAKSTASTAKKLRTLPMTAACWLSGAMSGGQVQAIVRNATPEFPEHEAAIVPSLVDLSVADTALAMQQWKAMLDIEPKLEKGVHLSQTLDGQWELTGSLDALGGETVATALRLAMVDDPDVLPSQRRAEALVDVCRFFLDHQNGRRGGRHRPHLNVVVDYDALRAGKGGSFVGGGLLDGASVQALACDAAIHRVVTDGRSTILDYGTSTRTIPAPLWSALVLRDRHCRIEGCDRPSQWCEAHHVVPWHDGGTTALDNLVLKCSRHHHVGHQPGWSEKLKPDGTLVITDPRGRTRTTRPPGASTALPSGRHPLTTPVAAQGAGSGGTTWRSMRAPDCPRPVTVTRSKARNERSLRSK, from the coding sequence GTGGTCGGGGAGTTGCGGGACGTCGTCGAAAAGCTGGAGGTCCCGCTCGACGGCGAGGCCTTGGCGGAGGCTCTGAAGCTGGCCGACCTGCTGAACGCAAAGCTGGCGGCGGCGGTCGGCGAGTTCGACGCCGAGGCCCTGTGGGAACTCGACGGCGCCACGTCGATGACGGCCTGGCTCCGGCACCACGCGGGCATGACGGCGAGCACCGCCAAATCGACGGCGTCCACGGCGAAGAAGCTCCGCACGTTGCCGATGACGGCGGCGTGCTGGTTGTCAGGGGCTATGTCGGGCGGCCAGGTGCAGGCCATCGTGCGCAACGCCACGCCGGAGTTTCCCGAGCACGAGGCGGCAATCGTCCCTTCGTTGGTCGACCTGTCGGTGGCCGATACCGCCTTGGCCATGCAGCAGTGGAAGGCCATGCTCGACATCGAGCCGAAGCTCGAGAAGGGCGTCCACCTGTCACAGACGTTGGACGGCCAATGGGAACTGACGGGATCACTCGACGCGCTGGGGGGCGAGACGGTGGCGACCGCCTTGCGGCTGGCCATGGTCGACGACCCCGACGTGCTGCCGTCGCAGCGCAGGGCCGAAGCGTTGGTCGACGTGTGCAGGTTCTTCCTCGACCACCAGAACGGCAGGCGGGGTGGCAGGCATCGGCCGCACCTCAACGTGGTGGTCGACTACGACGCCCTGCGCGCCGGCAAGGGCGGCAGCTTCGTGGGCGGCGGGCTGCTCGACGGTGCGTCGGTCCAGGCGCTGGCCTGCGACGCGGCGATCCACCGAGTGGTGACCGACGGCCGCTCAACCATCCTCGACTACGGCACCTCGACGCGGACCATCCCGGCCCCGTTGTGGTCGGCGTTGGTCCTGCGCGACCGACACTGCCGCATCGAAGGCTGCGACCGGCCGTCGCAGTGGTGCGAGGCCCACCACGTGGTGCCGTGGCACGACGGCGGGACCACTGCCCTCGACAACCTGGTGCTCAAGTGCAGCCGCCACCACCACGTCGGCCACCAACCGGGTTGGTCGGAGAAGCTGAAGCCCGACGGCACGTTGGTCATCACCGATCCACGCGGCCGCACCCGCACGACCCGACCACCTGGCGCGTCAACAGCGTTGCCGAGCGGCCGCCACCCACTGACGACGCCGGTCGCGGCTCAGGGAGCCGGGTCGGGTGGCACGACGTGGCGGTCGATGCGTGCCCCCGACTGCCCGAGGCCGGTGACCGTCACGCGGTCGAAGGCGCGCAACGAGCGGTCGTTGCGGTCGAAGTAG
- a CDS encoding ester cyclase, whose translation MGGSPADVVRSFWQSVWTEGQSEKLLDLFAADATENAEPVDIEQFRRAVDSWRGIFPDFSATVEEMFDLGEGRVVTRVTYRGTQTKPWAGLPVSGNTYAGVGIDIFTVRDGRITELWHAADHYDMAVQLGGKIAPAD comes from the coding sequence ATGGGAGGCTCCCCCGCGGACGTCGTGCGCTCCTTCTGGCAGTCGGTGTGGACGGAGGGCCAGTCGGAGAAGCTGCTCGACCTCTTTGCCGCCGACGCCACCGAGAACGCCGAGCCGGTGGACATCGAGCAGTTCCGGCGCGCCGTCGACAGCTGGCGCGGGATCTTCCCCGACTTCTCCGCCACCGTCGAGGAGATGTTCGACCTCGGTGAAGGCCGAGTCGTCACCCGGGTGACCTATCGCGGCACGCAGACAAAGCCGTGGGCCGGGCTGCCTGTGTCGGGCAACACATACGCGGGCGTCGGCATCGACATCTTCACCGTGCGCGACGGGCGGATCACCGAGTTGTGGCACGCCGCCGACCACTACGACATGGCGGTGCAACTGGGCGGGAAGATCGCCCCCGCCGACTGA
- a CDS encoding metallophosphoesterase, with translation MRTGDAGTVQRLLTAKPVRVVALLLMCGAGAIGGAVAAGRTHAEIGPFHATVSLRLSSTGDTFVRLAPLGTLRLDTHDGPLGLVATADELDVADAQRVVEDPSTLSAVDDDAARDAREAIRAVLLRAVAGAMAGALLVAGLRRPARRTLALGALAAVVATVAIAGTARATWNPHAVAEPRYTGLLTVAPQAIGSIEQVRAQYDAYRSQLTRLIGNVAELYKTTAGLTSFTASTDTVRVLHVSDLHLNPQAFDLIGQLVRQFKIDAVVDTGDINDWGTAAEAQFVERIGTLGVPYVFVRGNHDSAATAAAVAAQPNAVVLEGEGRLVAGLRFWGIGDPRFTPDKSSAPDAGQESQVADRFAPEVARRLRDHGSVDVVAVHDPRVAAGLGGLSGVVLAGHLHRPGVQMLGAETRLLVEGSTGGAGLRALEKQESEPLACSILYFDRNDRSLRAFDRVTVTGLGQSGARIDRHVVPPDPAP, from the coding sequence GTGAGGACGGGCGACGCCGGCACGGTCCAGCGTCTGCTGACGGCGAAGCCGGTGCGCGTCGTCGCGCTCCTGCTGATGTGCGGGGCGGGTGCGATCGGCGGTGCCGTTGCTGCGGGCCGCACCCATGCCGAGATCGGGCCGTTCCACGCCACCGTGTCGTTGCGCCTCTCTTCGACGGGCGACACCTTCGTACGCTTGGCTCCACTCGGCACACTGCGCCTCGACACCCACGACGGCCCGCTGGGGCTCGTCGCCACGGCGGACGAGCTCGACGTGGCCGACGCCCAGCGGGTGGTCGAGGACCCGTCGACGCTGAGCGCTGTCGACGACGACGCCGCTCGCGACGCCCGAGAAGCGATCCGCGCCGTCTTGCTCCGCGCCGTCGCGGGCGCCATGGCAGGCGCGTTGCTCGTGGCAGGGTTGCGGCGCCCGGCGCGCCGCACGCTGGCCTTGGGCGCACTGGCGGCCGTCGTCGCCACGGTGGCCATCGCGGGCACCGCTCGGGCCACGTGGAACCCGCACGCCGTGGCCGAGCCCCGTTATACGGGGCTGTTGACGGTCGCACCGCAGGCGATCGGCTCGATCGAGCAGGTGCGTGCCCAGTACGACGCCTACCGTTCGCAACTCACTCGGCTCATCGGCAACGTGGCCGAGCTGTACAAGACGACGGCGGGGTTGACGTCGTTCACGGCGAGCACCGACACCGTTCGCGTCCTCCACGTGAGCGACCTGCACCTCAACCCGCAGGCGTTCGACCTCATCGGCCAACTGGTGCGCCAGTTCAAGATCGACGCCGTCGTCGACACCGGCGACATCAACGACTGGGGTACCGCAGCCGAAGCCCAGTTCGTTGAACGGATCGGCACTTTGGGCGTGCCGTACGTGTTCGTGCGGGGCAACCACGACTCGGCGGCAACCGCTGCGGCTGTCGCCGCCCAGCCCAATGCGGTGGTGCTGGAGGGTGAAGGCCGGTTGGTCGCCGGGTTGCGCTTCTGGGGGATCGGTGACCCGCGGTTCACGCCCGACAAGAGCTCCGCGCCGGACGCAGGCCAGGAGTCCCAGGTGGCCGACCGGTTTGCACCCGAGGTCGCCCGCCGCCTGCGTGACCACGGCAGCGTCGATGTCGTCGCCGTGCACGACCCCCGGGTGGCCGCCGGCCTCGGCGGGCTGAGCGGCGTCGTGCTCGCGGGCCACCTCCACCGGCCCGGCGTGCAGATGCTCGGGGCGGAGACGCGGCTGCTGGTCGAAGGCTCCACCGGCGGCGCTGGGCTGCGCGCCCTGGAGAAGCAGGAGTCGGAACCCCTCGCCTGCTCGATCCTCTACTTCGACCGCAACGACCGCTCGTTGCGCGCCTTCGACCGCGTGACGGTCACCGGCCTCGGGCAGTCGGGGGCACGCATCGACCGCCACGTCGTGCCACCCGACCCGGCTCCCTGA
- a CDS encoding acyl-CoA synthetase: MYPGTWAKKRPDHPAYVFAGSGETVTYRGLDEMSNRIAQWLRSIGLQTGDHVALIMENHPRFLQVCWAAQRSGLYYTPVNWHLTPAEMGYIVGDCGARVVFTTTARLAAVEQLRDDLAPGCRVVVVDDERSFEETLAGMPTTPVPDETEGVDMIYSSGTTGRPKGGTRALSGVPMERDADPVISGFAGLYQMDESSVYLTPGAPLYHAAPLRFSMAVNRIGGTNVILEQFDAEGALRAVAEHGVTHSQWVPTMFVRMLRLPEEVRSRYDLGSHRLAIHAAAPCSKPVKQAMFDWWGPILHEYYGASEGGVQTYIGPEDWLAHPGSVGKALFGSIHIVDDATGEELPPGESGVIWFDGGSPIKYHNDETKTAKAYDSRGRTTVGDMGYLDDDGYLYLTDRLDNMIIAGGVNIYPQEVEDVLLEHPAVADVAVFGVPHEELGEQVKAVVQPLDGVATGPELADELLAFCRERLASYKCPRSVDFEDQLPRSAAGKLYKRLVRDRYWQGRESSIV, translated from the coding sequence GTGTACCCCGGCACCTGGGCCAAGAAGCGACCCGACCATCCCGCGTACGTCTTCGCCGGTTCCGGCGAGACCGTTACGTACCGCGGGCTCGACGAGATGTCGAACCGCATCGCCCAGTGGCTGCGGTCGATCGGCTTGCAGACAGGCGACCACGTGGCGCTGATCATGGAGAACCACCCCCGGTTCCTCCAGGTGTGCTGGGCGGCCCAGCGTTCCGGGCTGTACTACACGCCGGTCAACTGGCACCTCACGCCCGCCGAGATGGGCTACATCGTCGGTGACTGCGGGGCTCGCGTGGTGTTCACCACCACAGCGCGGCTGGCTGCGGTGGAGCAGCTGCGCGACGACCTGGCGCCGGGGTGCCGCGTGGTCGTGGTCGACGACGAGCGCTCGTTCGAAGAGACGTTGGCGGGCATGCCCACCACGCCGGTGCCCGACGAGACCGAGGGCGTCGACATGATCTACTCCTCGGGCACCACGGGACGGCCCAAGGGCGGCACCCGGGCGTTGTCGGGCGTCCCCATGGAGCGCGATGCCGACCCCGTCATCAGCGGCTTCGCCGGGCTCTACCAAATGGACGAGTCGTCGGTGTACCTCACGCCGGGGGCGCCGCTCTACCACGCCGCGCCGTTGCGCTTCTCGATGGCGGTGAACCGCATCGGCGGCACCAACGTGATCCTGGAGCAGTTCGACGCCGAGGGCGCGCTGCGGGCCGTCGCCGAGCACGGCGTCACCCATTCGCAGTGGGTGCCGACGATGTTCGTCCGCATGTTGCGGCTGCCCGAGGAGGTGCGCTCGCGCTACGACCTGGGCTCGCACCGGTTGGCAATCCACGCCGCCGCGCCGTGTTCGAAGCCCGTCAAGCAGGCCATGTTCGACTGGTGGGGGCCGATCCTGCACGAGTACTACGGCGCCTCGGAGGGCGGGGTGCAGACCTACATCGGGCCCGAGGACTGGCTGGCGCACCCGGGGTCGGTGGGGAAGGCGCTGTTCGGCTCCATCCACATCGTCGACGACGCCACCGGCGAGGAGCTTCCGCCCGGGGAGTCGGGCGTGATCTGGTTCGACGGTGGGTCGCCCATCAAGTACCACAACGACGAGACGAAGACGGCCAAGGCCTACGACAGTCGAGGGCGCACCACCGTCGGCGACATGGGCTACCTCGACGACGACGGGTACCTCTATCTGACCGACCGCCTCGACAACATGATCATCGCCGGGGGCGTGAACATCTACCCGCAGGAGGTCGAGGACGTCCTGCTCGAGCACCCGGCCGTGGCCGACGTGGCCGTGTTCGGGGTGCCCCACGAGGAGCTGGGCGAGCAGGTGAAGGCGGTGGTCCAGCCCCTCGACGGCGTGGCCACCGGCCCCGAGCTGGCCGACGAGCTGCTGGCCTTCTGCCGGGAGCGGCTGGCGAGCTACAAATGCCCGAGGTCCGTCGACTTCGAGGACCAGTTGCCCCGCTCGGCGGCAGGCAAGCTCTACAAGCGGCTCGTGCGCGACCGTTACTGGCAGGGTCGTGAGTCCTCGATCGTCTGA